The Streptomyces sp. R28 region GCCGCCCGGCTCGGCATCACACTGGTCCCGCTGACGGCGGACGAGGGCGGGGTACGTCCGGAGTCGGTCGCCGCGGTGCACCGCAGAGCCCCGCTGTCCGCGCTCTACCTCCAGCCGACCCTGCACAATCCGACGTCCCTGACGGCGAGCGGCGAGCGGCTCCGCCAACTGGCCGCCGCCGTCCGCGCCCTGGACATCCCCGTCGTCGAGGACCGCATCTGGTCCTTCCTCACGGACGACGACCCCCTCGCCGCCCACGCGCCCGACCTCACCCATGTCGTGGACGGGCTCTCCAAGCGCGTCGCCCCCGGGCTCACCGTCGGCTTCGTCGTCGTGCCCGAGGCGCGCCTCGGGGCGGTGGCGGCGGCCGTACGGTCCGGTGGGTGGAGTGCGGGGCGGTTCGCGGTGGACGCGGCGGCGCGGTGGATCGCGGACGGGACGGTTCAGCGGCTGGTCGCGGCGAAGCGGGCGGATGCGGCGCGCCGACAGCGGATCGTCGGTGAGGAGCTGCGCGGGTTCGCCGTACGGTCCGATCCGCGCGCCTATTTCGCCTGGTGGGAGCTGCCCGCCCCGTGGCGCGCGGACACCTTCACGGCCGCCGCGGCCGCGCACGGCATCGCGGTGACACCCGGACCCGCCTTCGTCGTCGACCCGAACCGCACCCCGGACGCCGTCAGGCTCGGGCTTGCCTCGGCCGCGGAGCCTGATCTGCGGCGGGCGCTGCGGACGCTCGCCGGCGTCGTACGAGGAGCTCCGTGAGCCGGGAGACGAGGGCCACCGTCAGGCCGAGGGCGACCAGCAGCCAGGACACCGTGCGCAGGGTCTGCGTCAGGGCGTCGTAGACCGCGCCCGCGGCCGGGCGGTGGGCCGCCTCGGACAGGTCGGCCAGCGTGAGCCGGCGGCCGACGGCCACCGCCAGGGCCAGGAACGCGCCGCCGAGGGCCGTGCCCAGCGCGGTGGCCGTGACCGCGCGGCGGCGGCAGGCGGCGAGCGCGATGCCGGTCGTGGCGAGCACGGCGGCTGCGACGGGCAGCCAGAAACCGGCGACTTCGAGCACGTCGTACCCCTTCCGGAGCCGGTCCAGTCGGTGGGCCGGGAGCACGGCGACCTCGGTGTGCTCGACCGGGATGCGGTGCGCCAACGAGACGTGGTCGTCGATGAGTTGGTGTTTGACCTGGGCGGTGATGGGGGCGACGTCGACCGTGACCGGGCGGTCGCGCCCGTCCTTGAGGGCGCTCAGGACGGCGTCGTGGAGCGCCCTGTTGCCCGCGTCCCACGCCGTGCGGAAGGCCTCGGTCCGGGTGAACGAGCGCACCGCGTCGTGCACGAAGGGGCGCATGGTGCGCAGCTCGGGCGACGCGGGGGATTCGGCCAGCCTGCGGTCGACCTCCTGCGTGATCCCGGCCCCGACGGTGTCCGCGACCGCGCCCTGCACGGCCGGATCCGCGGCGAGCGGCGCCATCGCGGTGACGTACCGGCCGGTGTCGGCCAGCCCGTACGTCACCCAGGCCGCCAGCACGCCGAACGGCACCAGGAGGCACGACAGGGCGATCAGCGCTGCCGACAGGGCGTTCCGCAGACGGGTGAGCACGTCTTCAGGCAAGGGTCATCGGGGCGGGCGGGCCAGTGGTGTGCCTGCATACGGCGGCACTATTCCGCTCTCCGGTGGAGCGTTCACCCGAACGGGTGTCTCATGGATCAGAGGAGCAAGGAGCGCAACGACGCTCCTGGTTCCGTGGGTGGATGAAGGGGAACGGGTCGGCCCCGGCTCCAGTGGCAGCCGGGGCCGATCTGTGCGTCCGTTCATCCGCGTCCGCGTCCGCGTCCGCGTCCGCCGTCAGCCGATACGGCGGCCTTGGGCGTCCTCGTGCGTGTAGTAGCGGTAGAACAGCACGGCGAAGAAGACCGCGCCGATCACCAGCCCCATGAGCGCGGACCTGAGGACACTCTTGTCGGTCTGGTCGTACAGGAACCCGAACGCGCTGCCCGCGAAGGCGGCCCACAGGATCGCGTGCACCTCGCGGATCGCGCGCTCGGCGACCCAGCGCACGGCGACGTACAGCACCATGAACGCGGCCGCGGTGACGAAGCCGAAGAGCAGGTTCCAGCCGGTGATCTCACCGCCGGAGCGCCGGTTCGCCGCGGCCCAGTAGCCGTAGACGAGCCCGAGGACGATCGGTACGGCCACGCTCGCGACGCGGTGCGCCCGCGCGCTGAACACGTCGGGCAGGCCGCTCGTGCCGCTGGTGCCCGTCCTTGCAGTCCGCCCGCCGGGCGCGGGTGCCGCATGAGCCATGAGAGCACTCCTCTCTCTCCTCGCCCCCGCCATCCAGGGCACACCTGATGGCGGTCCTTCGGCAAGTCGGCGGTGCGAAAGTCGGCGGTGCGACGCGGTCCGTCCGGCGCACCGGTCGCACGGACCGTGGGAGCCCCGGGTACCCGGATGCGGCTCGCCGAACGCCGTGCTTCGCTGAAGCCCATGAGGGCCGTAAGCGACGGTGGAGCCGGCCCGCAGGGCGAGGCGCGCCGGCCGCAGCTGCTGCGCGTGCGCGGCCGTAGCGTCGCCTGGGTGCCGCCGCTGCTGTTGCTCGTAGGCATCGTGGCGGTCGACTTCGAGACCAGCAGCGACTTCAGGATCCTGTCCTGGATGGTGCTGGTGCCCGGTATCGCCGCCGCGATCTGCGGGGTGTGGGGGACGGCCGTGTACGCGGCGCTCGCGCCCGCCACGTACGTCGCCGCGGACGCCGTCCTGCCGCACGAGTACCAGGCCGGCCTGGCCGACCTCTGCCTCGCCGGCATCGGCGGCGTCCTCGCCACGCTGGCCTGCGTGGTCCGGGTCCGTGGCGAACAGCGCATGCTGCACATGCAGGACGTCGCCGAGACGGTCCGCCGTACCGTGCTGCGCCCGCTGCCCGCGGGGTGGGGCGGCCTCGACCACGCGGCGGTGTATCTCGCGGCCGACACCGAGGCCAGGGTCGGCGGCGACTTCTACGACATCCAGATCGGCCTGCACGGCACCCGCGTCATCCTCGGCGACGTGCAGGGCAAGGGGCTCGGCGCGGTGGAGGCGGCGGCCGCGCTGCTCGGCACGTTCCGCGAGGCCGCCTACCACGAGGTGGATCTGACGACGGTCGCCGTGCGGCTGGAGGCGCGCATGCAGCGGCACATCCTTATGGGTACGGCGCTCGGCAAGGAGGAGGGCGACAGGTTCGCCACCGCCGTGCTGCTCGGCTTCCCCGAGGAGGGGCGGGAGGACGCCATGGACGCGGTCGTCCTCGGCCACGAGACCCCGCTCGTCGTCTGCCCCGACGGCGTACGGTCGCTGCCGCCCGGCCACGGTCTGCCCCTCGGCTACGGGGGGCTCGTCCCAGCCGACGGCCCGCCACCGGTGCTGCGGGTGCCGCTCGCTCCCGGGGAGACGCTGCTGCTGACCACGGACGGCGTGACCGAGGCCCGGGACGGCGACGGCGCCTTCTATCCGCTCGCCGACGAGGTCGCCGCCGCCGTCGCGGCCGACCCGGGGCTCGCGCAGCCCCGGCGCCTGGTCGCCTTCGTGCGGGAGCGCACGCTGCGGCACTGCGGCGGGCATCTGGACGACGACACGACCGTGTTCGCGGTACGGCGGGAGGACGGAACGCGGGAGGACGGGATGCGGGAGGACGGGATGCGGGGGAATGGGGACGGAAATGGACGTTTGCGGTCCTGAGATCCCCCCTTTGCAGCCGCAGCGGTTACGGTGCTGCCGTACGTGATCGACGGGGGATGGGGAGGGACCGATGCCCGGAACCGTGCTGCTGCTGGCCGCCGCACCGGCGGCCAAGGGCTGTCTGGTGGATGCCGCCTCCGTGCTCCCCGTCCTCGCCGCGGTCCCGCCCACGGTGCTGTCCGGCACGGACACGGCGAACGTGGTGGAACTCGCCGACCCCCTGGAACCGCAGGCCGTCCTCACCCGCCTGCGCGCCGCCGCGGCCGCCCCCGCGCCGCTCACCGTCTTCGTCACCGGCCAGCTGCAACTGGACCGCCGCCAGCACCTGCCCCACCTCGCGCTGGCCCGGACGACCCCGTCGACGGTCCGCTACACCGGCTTCCCCTGGCACTGGTTCCGTGAGGAACTGCGCCTGCGCGCACCGGGTTCGACCACCCTGCTCCTCGACCTGCACGCCGACGCCGAGGCCTGGGAGTGGCTGCTCGCCAACCCCCTCGACTCGGGCCGCGGCAGCACGGTCTACGGCCGTATCGCGCCCCCGCCGAACCGCCGCACGGTGGCGACGCCGGCCTACATGAAGGCCGTCGCCACCCTCCTGCGCAGCGGCCACCGCCCACCCCTCGACCAACTGCACCACCAGGCCCTGTCCCGGATCGCCCCCGAGGGTGGCCCGGGCACCGACATCATCCTGACCGCACAGGGGCCGACGCAGCTCCCTGCGCAGAGTCCCGTGCCGGTCCCGGGGCCGGGCGCTTCGCGGAGTTCCGTCCCAGTCCCGGTACAGGTTCCGGTTCCGGTTCCGGTGGCGGTGGCGAGTTACGGGCA contains the following coding sequences:
- a CDS encoding PP2C family protein-serine/threonine phosphatase produces the protein MRAVSDGGAGPQGEARRPQLLRVRGRSVAWVPPLLLLVGIVAVDFETSSDFRILSWMVLVPGIAAAICGVWGTAVYAALAPATYVAADAVLPHEYQAGLADLCLAGIGGVLATLACVVRVRGEQRMLHMQDVAETVRRTVLRPLPAGWGGLDHAAVYLAADTEARVGGDFYDIQIGLHGTRVILGDVQGKGLGAVEAAAALLGTFREAAYHEVDLTTVAVRLEARMQRHILMGTALGKEEGDRFATAVLLGFPEEGREDAMDAVVLGHETPLVVCPDGVRSLPPGHGLPLGYGGLVPADGPPPVLRVPLAPGETLLLTTDGVTEARDGDGAFYPLADEVAAAVAADPGLAQPRRLVAFVRERTLRHCGGHLDDDTTVFAVRREDGTREDGMREDGMRGNGDGNGRLRS
- a CDS encoding PLP-dependent aminotransferase family protein — its product is MDDYRRLADRIADDIAAGRLEPGQRLPPQRVFARRRGIAGSTAGRVYAELVRRGLVVGEVGRGTFVRAAPAGPGERALVEAATAAPVNLELNYPSAPGQSELLAPALAPLLRPDVLTEALRPAAADGTPAVREAAAALLATPGWRPAPGRLLFTGNARQAIAATLASLVRPGGRLGVEPLTYPLVKEIAARLGITLVPLTADEGGVRPESVAAVHRRAPLSALYLQPTLHNPTSLTASGERLRQLAAAVRALDIPVVEDRIWSFLTDDDPLAAHAPDLTHVVDGLSKRVAPGLTVGFVVVPEARLGAVAAAVRSGGWSAGRFAVDAAARWIADGTVQRLVAAKRADAARRQRIVGEELRGFAVRSDPRAYFAWWELPAPWRADTFTAAAAAHGIAVTPGPAFVVDPNRTPDAVRLGLASAAEPDLRRALRTLAGVVRGAP